The following proteins are co-located in the Polymorphospora rubra genome:
- a CDS encoding type II toxin-antitoxin system VapB family antitoxin: protein MAKTLLDLDEELLAEATAALGTTTKKETVTEALRQAVESSRERRQRALADLQEVADEGGFHFDRLDELDR, encoded by the coding sequence GTGGCCAAGACCCTGTTGGATCTGGATGAGGAGCTTCTGGCGGAAGCCACCGCCGCCCTCGGCACCACCACGAAGAAGGAGACGGTGACGGAGGCGCTGCGGCAGGCGGTGGAATCCAGCCGCGAACGCCGGCAGCGTGCTCTGGCCGACCTTCAGGAAGTGGCCGACGAGGGCGGTTTTCACTTTGACCGGCTGGACGAACTCGACCGGTGA
- a CDS encoding PIN domain-containing protein, whose product MKYLVDTSALVRMVRRQVDPRWSDLAARGLIAICDPVLVETMTIADAKAYDRVERGLRDLYPWVPVPDDAWQVVRAVRQELASHSAHQGLSVADHLVIATAIRLKLIVLHQDADFETAARLVPQLGQERID is encoded by the coding sequence GTGAAGTATCTCGTCGATACGAGTGCCCTGGTCCGCATGGTGCGGCGTCAGGTCGATCCGCGGTGGTCCGACCTCGCGGCCCGGGGCCTGATCGCGATTTGTGATCCGGTGCTCGTGGAAACCATGACCATCGCGGATGCCAAGGCGTACGACCGGGTGGAGCGTGGCCTTCGTGACTTGTATCCGTGGGTTCCCGTTCCCGACGACGCCTGGCAGGTGGTGCGGGCGGTGCGACAGGAACTCGCCAGCCACAGCGCGCACCAGGGGCTGTCCGTCGCCGACCACCTGGTGATCGCCACCGCCATCCGACTGAAGCTGATCGTGCTCCACCAGGACGCCGACTTCGAGACCGCGGCCCGGCTGGTGCCGCAACTGGGCCAGGAGCGGATCGACTGA